In Candidatus Didemnitutus sp., a genomic segment contains:
- a CDS encoding beta-galactosidase — translation MKIRLITLSLLLAGVASATPLTLTVAAPAMLAAPEFHMGAATAPNGDTLTLDRRSLLLNGRRWTPVMGEFHFSRYPAAEWRAELAKMKAGGVDIVATYVFWIHHEEVEGTWNWSGDRNLRAFIAAAAAEHLRVIVRLGPWCHGEVRNGGLPDWIVARGGFRSDAPAYLAAARALYAQTAAQCRDLLWKDGGPVIGVQLENEYGGPAQHLLTLKQIARAVGFDVPLYTRTGWPQLATPMPFGEIVPLYGVYAEGFWDRETAAMPGRYWSGFHFSALRTDANIANEALGRRDVQDAPDVALYPYLTCEIGGGMMSSYHRRILVDPRDITALTLVKLGSGSVSPGYYMYHGGTNPVGRTPLMEAQDTAITNWNDMPVKNYDFQAPLGQYGQVRPHYAELRRLHSFLHDFGTRLAPLDTSLPDARPTGKDDLATLRWSVRADDARGFLFVNNHERGRTLPPKPGVQFTINFPATGALTLPTAPVTIPASAHFIWPLNLDLDGAGTLAWATAQPLAVVRNGAEETWYFAATPGVPTEFVFRGTRVVAHRGRIELPGDGSTRVLDLTPGREAAMILNSTVRLVVMDEADSLAFERDPRDGSVRFAPPPRETATPLDTELVHAAGAARAVPLGRAPKPVAAMPTDADFAAAAVWRIKLPTGLRTETRPRLRLHYTGDVARVFVDGEFVNDDYYNGAPLEIGLWRHPAALRGGEVTVAILPLARESVSGPAPKIYFSSSAALPDFGDRDAVAELLAAELITTGGEQK, via the coding sequence GTGAAAATCCGCCTCATCACGCTCTCGCTGCTTCTCGCCGGAGTCGCCTCCGCCACGCCGCTCACGCTCACGGTCGCTGCGCCCGCGATGCTGGCGGCGCCCGAGTTCCATATGGGCGCCGCCACCGCGCCGAACGGCGATACGCTCACACTCGACCGCCGCAGCCTGCTGCTCAACGGACGCCGCTGGACGCCGGTGATGGGCGAGTTTCACTTCAGCCGCTATCCGGCCGCCGAGTGGCGCGCGGAGTTGGCGAAGATGAAAGCCGGCGGCGTGGACATCGTCGCGACCTACGTTTTCTGGATTCACCACGAGGAAGTCGAAGGCACCTGGAACTGGTCCGGCGACCGCAACCTCCGTGCGTTCATCGCCGCCGCCGCCGCCGAGCACCTGAGAGTCATCGTCCGCCTCGGCCCGTGGTGCCACGGCGAAGTCCGCAACGGCGGCCTGCCTGACTGGATTGTCGCTCGGGGCGGCTTCCGCTCCGATGCGCCCGCCTATCTCGCCGCCGCGCGAGCGCTCTACGCGCAAACCGCCGCGCAATGCCGCGACCTCCTCTGGAAGGACGGCGGGCCGGTCATCGGCGTGCAGCTGGAAAACGAATACGGCGGCCCCGCACAGCACCTCCTGACGTTGAAACAGATCGCGCGCGCGGTCGGCTTCGACGTCCCGCTCTACACGCGCACCGGTTGGCCGCAGCTCGCGACGCCGATGCCGTTTGGCGAAATCGTCCCGCTCTACGGCGTCTACGCGGAGGGTTTCTGGGACCGCGAAACGGCCGCGATGCCCGGCCGCTATTGGTCCGGCTTTCATTTTTCCGCGCTGCGCACCGACGCGAACATCGCCAACGAAGCGCTCGGCCGGCGCGACGTGCAGGACGCCCCCGACGTGGCGCTCTATCCGTATCTCACCTGCGAGATCGGCGGCGGCATGATGAGCAGCTATCACCGCCGCATCCTCGTCGACCCGCGCGACATCACCGCGCTGACCTTGGTGAAGCTCGGTTCGGGCTCCGTTTCGCCGGGTTACTACATGTATCACGGCGGCACCAATCCCGTCGGTCGCACGCCACTCATGGAAGCGCAGGACACGGCCATCACCAACTGGAACGACATGCCGGTGAAAAACTACGACTTCCAGGCTCCGCTCGGCCAATACGGCCAAGTCCGACCGCACTACGCCGAGCTCCGCCGCCTGCATTCGTTCCTCCACGACTTCGGCACGCGCCTCGCCCCGCTCGACACGTCGCTGCCCGACGCGCGCCCAACCGGGAAGGATGACCTCGCCACGCTGCGCTGGTCCGTTCGCGCCGACGACGCGCGCGGCTTTCTCTTCGTCAACAATCACGAGCGCGGTCGCACCTTGCCGCCGAAGCCCGGCGTGCAGTTCACGATCAACTTCCCCGCGACCGGCGCGCTTACGCTACCCACCGCGCCCGTCACGATTCCCGCGTCCGCCCACTTCATCTGGCCCTTGAATCTCGACCTCGACGGCGCCGGCACACTCGCCTGGGCCACCGCCCAGCCGCTCGCCGTCGTCCGTAACGGCGCGGAGGAAACCTGGTATTTCGCCGCCACGCCGGGCGTGCCGACCGAGTTCGTGTTCCGCGGCACGCGCGTCGTCGCCCACCGCGGCCGCATCGAGCTTCCCGGCGACGGCTCCACGCGCGTGCTCGATCTCACGCCCGGACGCGAAGCCGCGATGATTCTCAACTCCACCGTGCGTCTCGTGGTGATGGACGAAGCCGACTCGCTCGCCTTCGAACGCGATCCACGCGACGGGTCCGTGCGCTTCGCCCCGCCACCGCGCGAAACGGCGACGCCGCTGGACACAGAGCTCGTGCATGCCGCCGGTGCGGCCCGAGCGGTTCCGCTCGGCCGCGCGCCCAAGCCGGTCGCCGCCATGCCGACCGACGCCGATTTCGCCGCCGCCGCAGTCTGGCGCATCAAATTGCCGACTGGTCTGCGGACCGAGACGCGTCCGCGGTTGCGGCTCCACTACACCGGCGACGTGGCGCGCGTGTTTGTCGACGGCGAATTCGTGAACGACGACTACTATAACGGCGCGCCCCTCGAAATCGGGCTGTGGCGTCATCCCGCGGCGCTGCGCGGCGGCGAGGTCACCGTGGCGATTCTTCCGCTCGCCCGCGAAAGTGTCAGCGGTCCCGCGCCCAAAATCTACTTTTCGTCGTCGGCCGCTCTCCCCGATTTCGGCGACCGCGATGCGGTGGCCGAGTTGCTCGCGGCCGAGCTAATCACGACCGGCGGCGAGCAGAAATAG
- a CDS encoding family 43 glycosylhydrolase encodes MLVDLWRGLGVYRSEDFEHWTAQPDNLLAQPGRGVDDGVNGGHPCVVVNGDRAFLFYFTHPGRAGTIKPEDKDSLELRRSSIQVVELREKDGVLSCDRDAPTFVDLGEPASATWPNPLIAQRADPHIFRHTDGWYYFMGTVPEYDRLELRRARTIEALATAEPKTIWCQHATGPMGAHIWAPELHFIDGRWFIYFAAGAAERVWDIRIYALENSSADPLDGEWIERGQIDTGWESFALDATTFAHRGRQYLVWAQKDPAIKGNTNLYLAPMASPTKLAGPAVLLSRPEFPWEQVRYWVNEGPAVLVRHGRVFITYSAAGTGAEYCLGLLSADENADLLDPKSWSKSPTPVFTTSEANRIYGPGHNSFTTAPDGGDLIVFHARSYRGIVGDPLKDPNRHTRVQRIDWRPNGMPDFGSPAPETH; translated from the coding sequence ATGCTCGTCGATCTGTGGCGCGGGCTGGGCGTGTATCGCTCGGAAGATTTCGAACATTGGACGGCGCAGCCCGACAACCTGCTCGCGCAACCCGGCCGCGGCGTCGATGACGGTGTGAACGGCGGACACCCCTGCGTCGTCGTGAACGGCGACCGTGCATTCCTGTTCTATTTCACGCATCCGGGACGCGCCGGCACGATCAAGCCCGAGGACAAGGACTCGCTCGAGCTGCGCCGCAGTTCGATTCAGGTCGTCGAACTGCGCGAGAAGGACGGCGTGCTCTCCTGCGATCGTGACGCCCCGACGTTCGTCGACCTGGGCGAACCCGCGTCCGCGACCTGGCCGAATCCGCTCATCGCCCAGCGCGCCGACCCGCACATCTTCCGCCACACCGACGGCTGGTATTACTTCATGGGCACGGTGCCCGAATACGACCGGCTGGAACTGCGCCGCGCGCGCACGATCGAGGCGCTCGCCACCGCCGAGCCGAAGACGATCTGGTGCCAGCACGCGACCGGTCCGATGGGCGCGCACATCTGGGCGCCCGAACTCCATTTCATCGACGGCCGGTGGTTCATCTACTTCGCCGCCGGCGCGGCGGAGAGAGTCTGGGACATCCGCATCTACGCCCTCGAAAACTCCTCCGCCGATCCGCTCGACGGCGAATGGATCGAGCGCGGCCAGATCGACACCGGTTGGGAATCCTTCGCGCTCGACGCGACGACGTTCGCGCACCGCGGTCGCCAGTATCTCGTCTGGGCGCAGAAGGACCCCGCGATCAAGGGCAACACCAACCTCTACCTCGCACCGATGGCATCGCCGACGAAGCTCGCCGGTCCCGCGGTGCTGCTCTCGCGACCCGAGTTTCCCTGGGAACAAGTCCGCTATTGGGTCAATGAAGGTCCCGCCGTCCTCGTGCGGCACGGCCGCGTATTCATCACCTACTCCGCAGCCGGCACGGGCGCGGAATATTGCCTCGGCCTGCTCAGCGCCGACGAGAATGCCGACCTGCTCGACCCGAAATCCTGGAGCAAGTCGCCGACACCCGTCTTCACGACGAGCGAAGCGAATCGCATCTACGGTCCCGGACACAACTCCTTCACCACCGCGCCCGACGGCGGCGATCTGATCGTCTTCCACGCGCGCAGTTACCGCGGCATCGTGGGCGATCCGCTCAAGGATCCGAACCGCCACACGCGCGTCCAGCGAATCGACTGGCGCCCAAACGGCATGCCCGACTTCGGGTCGCCCGCGCCCGAAACACACTGA